AATGATGGCCGCAAAAATGGAGCAAGGTTGGGATCGGATGCAAGCCGCTTCGTTTGCCTACACGTCAACCGCCATGCCAATGCTCACCGGCACCTTGGTGACTGTCGCTGGATTTTTGCCAATTGCCACGGCCGTCTCCTCCACTGGCGAATACACGCGCTCCATCTTTCAGGTGTCTGCCATCGCGCTCAGCTTGTCGTGGATTGCCGCCGTCATTGTGGTTCCATTTTTAGGGTATCACTTATTACCTAAACCCAGCGCGCATGCGACCGAAGCAAGCACTCACCCGCAGGCTGCGCTCTACCAAACGCCATTTTATCTGCGCTTAAACCGGGTGGTTGATTGGTGCGTGCGTCACAAAGGCATGGTGATCTTGGCCACCCTTGTGCTGTTTGCGCTGGCGATGCTCAGCTTTAGCAAAGTGCAACAACAGTTTTTCCCTGACTCGACCCGACAAGAGATTGTCGTGGACTTACGCTTGGCTGAAAACGCCAGCGATCAGGCGACCGATGCGGCCGTGCGTCAGCTTGAAGCGTGGCTGCAAGGTTGGCAACAAAAGCATGGCAAATTGCAAAATGTGGTGGCGTACATTGGCTCAGGTGCGCCACGATACTACTTGCCACTGGATGTGCAACTCCCGCACCGTGCCTTTGGTCAGCTGGTTATATTAACCAATAGCCTCGCCCAGCGCGAAGCCCTACGTAACGACCTACTCATCTTATTTGAGCACGATTTTCCACAACTGCGCGCATCTGTGTTGCGACTAGAGAATGGACCACCGGTCGGGTTTCCCGTGCAGTTCAGGGTAGACGGGCAAGATTTACAGGCGATTAGAAGCGTCGCGCATCAGATTGCAGAGACCATGCAGGCCAACCCACATTTGCGCAACGTGCAATTGGGTTGGGAGGAGCCAAGTAAAGTCGTGCATATTGATATCGACCAACACAAAGCCCGCTTACTCGGTGTCAACTCACCCGACATTGCGCAACTGTTAAACACGCAATATTTTGAGCAAGTGGTCAGTGAGTTTAGAGAAGGTAACGAGCGCATAGACCTAGTGATGCGCAGCCCAAGTGAGGCGCACGCGGAGCTCTCTGCGCTGGCGCAACTGACCGTATTGAGCCAGCGTGGAGAACGTGTACCCCTGGCGCAAATTGCCAATATTTACCACGGCTTTGAAGAAGGCGTGATCTGGCGGCGCAATCGCGTGCCGTCCCTCACGGTACGCGCGCATTTACGTGGCAACATGCAAGCGCCTGTCGTGTCCGCCCAAGTGCAACAAGCGATCACGCCCATTTTGCAACACTTACCGCGTGGGGTCACGGTGGAAACCGGTGGCGCGATTGAAGAGGCCGCTAAAGGCGCCAAATCAGTGGCGAAAGGGGTTCCGCTGTTTTTTGCCGCGGTGTTTACTTTGTTGATGTTGCAACTGCGCAGTATTTCAAACGTGCTGCTGGTGGTGCTGACTGCCCCACTCGGCATGATCGGTATTACCTTTGCGTTGCTGCTGTTTAATATGCCGTTTGGCTTTGTCGCCATGTTAGGCAGCATTGCGCTCTCGGGCATGATCATGCGCAACTCTGTGATCCTGGTCGACCAGATTAAGCAGGATATTGCCGAAGGGGCCTCATTGGAGGAGGCCGTCGTGCACTCAACCGTGCGTCGCTTTCGCCCAATCGTGCTGACTGCTGCCGCGGCCATTTTGGCGATGATACCGCTCACGCGCAGCGTGTTTTTTGGGCCGATGGCAGTGGCGATTATGGGCGGGCTGGCCGCCGCCACAGTGCTCACTATTTTGTTTGTGCCGGCACTCTATACTTTCTGGGCAGGATTCACCACCAGAGCCATGCAATCACGACGCAATAAACTATAATACGGCATACTTATCAACGCATATTGGGATTCAAGACATGACAGATCAGGCAACCGCACGTTTTAACATGATTGAGCAACAGATCCGCACCTGGGAGGTGTTGGACCCGCAAGTGCTCGCCACCCTAAACAATATGCCACGTGAAGACTTTGTCCCTGAGGCTTACCGTGGATTGGCGTTTGCTGATATTGAAATTCCGTTAGCAGAGGGACAACAAATGTTGAGCCCTAAAATTGAAGGCCGCTTTTTACAAGCCGTGCAGTTGCAACCCACCGACAAAGCCTTGCTGATTGGTGCCGGCAGTGGCTATCTGGCCGCTTTAATGGCGCAGCACTGTGCACAAGTCACCGCGCTCGAGATTTTCCCTGCATTGTGCGTGCAAGCAACCGCAGCGTTGGCCGCTCACGGCATTCAGAATGTACAAGTGATCGAAGCCGACGGCCACGATGGCTTTGCCTCACAATCGCCCTACGACGTCATTGTGTTTGCGGCATCCAGCCCGGTCGAGCCTGAAGGC
This Methylophilus medardicus DNA region includes the following protein-coding sequences:
- a CDS encoding efflux RND transporter permease subunit produces the protein MHAPDPTEQSTLSHFNLSTWALKNQALVLYFILLTLVGGIFAYTHLGQSEDPPFTFKVMLIRSSWPGASAQEVEQQITDKIEKKLQEIPSIDYTSSYSRPGESVVFIVIRDNTFSEKIPELWYQVRKKIGDIRHTFPSDLQSLTFNDEFSDVYGSLYAITADGMNPQQLKRQAEWVRARLLKLADVEKVDLFGEQPQKIIIEISNQKLTSLGITPAQLAQLLQQQNKVIGAGTFDAGPERVRLDVSGRLQTLEDLQQLPIRAGNQNLTLGEIATIKRGYAQPPAQRIRFNGTPTLLIGVSMQQGGDVIALGKAMQQTISSAQQQLPIGVQLQLVTSQPEIVQHSVHDFVRSLTEALIIVLAVSLLSLGWRTGIVVAVAIPIVLAGTFLVMDWLDIGLHKISLGALILALGLLVDDAIIAVEMMAAKMEQGWDRMQAASFAYTSTAMPMLTGTLVTVAGFLPIATAVSSTGEYTRSIFQVSAIALSLSWIAAVIVVPFLGYHLLPKPSAHATEASTHPQAALYQTPFYLRLNRVVDWCVRHKGMVILATLVLFALAMLSFSKVQQQFFPDSTRQEIVVDLRLAENASDQATDAAVRQLEAWLQGWQQKHGKLQNVVAYIGSGAPRYYLPLDVQLPHRAFGQLVILTNSLAQREALRNDLLILFEHDFPQLRASVLRLENGPPVGFPVQFRVDGQDLQAIRSVAHQIAETMQANPHLRNVQLGWEEPSKVVHIDIDQHKARLLGVNSPDIAQLLNTQYFEQVVSEFREGNERIDLVMRSPSEAHAELSALAQLTVLSQRGERVPLAQIANIYHGFEEGVIWRRNRVPSLTVRAHLRGNMQAPVVSAQVQQAITPILQHLPRGVTVETGGAIEEAAKGAKSVAKGVPLFFAAVFTLLMLQLRSISNVLLVVLTAPLGMIGITFALLLFNMPFGFVAMLGSIALSGMIMRNSVILVDQIKQDIAEGASLEEAVVHSTVRRFRPIVLTAAAAILAMIPLTRSVFFGPMAVAIMGGLAAATVLTILFVPALYTFWAGFTTRAMQSRRNKL
- a CDS encoding protein-L-isoaspartate O-methyltransferase family protein, encoding MTDQATARFNMIEQQIRTWEVLDPQVLATLNNMPREDFVPEAYRGLAFADIEIPLAEGQQMLSPKIEGRFLQAVQLQPTDKALLIGAGSGYLAALMAQHCAQVTALEIFPALCVQATAALAAHGIQNVQVIEADGHDGFASQSPYDVIVFAASSPVEPEGVRYQLSIGGRMLIVLGQAPVMQATLIQRLAEHSYKQDVLFETSLAEMQYAPQAQAFTF